One window of Gloeothece citriformis PCC 7424 genomic DNA carries:
- a CDS encoding Hpt domain-containing protein, translated as MEAANSKIIEYFIIEANEHLETLEKGILDLANMANDSEGVNEMFRAAHSIKGGAAMLGYTSIQKTAHRLEDAFKILRENYVEVDQKLESLFLKGYDILQALVEKLQSPHGLQEEEANALVSQGEPLFEELQTYLTQLLTKESESVPSPVNVSPQIKQLLRQMLHLFKQEATTDSRQKLQTLCTELNQVARDHSTWQELVNLAQKAMANPKHSYRILAPVIIKELKRGCDLIELGQSKTITPSRELEQLANAKLPQILVSLDPHSAAKTLIKVFNQQQLSQLLQILQTAR; from the coding sequence GTGGAAGCAGCAAACAGTAAAATCATCGAATATTTCATTATCGAAGCCAACGAACACCTAGAAACCTTAGAAAAGGGCATTTTAGATCTGGCTAACATGGCGAATGATTCTGAAGGAGTCAATGAGATGTTTCGAGCCGCCCATTCTATTAAAGGAGGCGCGGCTATGCTTGGATATACTAGCATCCAAAAAACAGCCCACCGTTTAGAGGATGCGTTTAAAATTTTGCGGGAAAATTATGTTGAGGTCGATCAAAAATTAGAATCTTTATTTTTAAAAGGGTATGATATTTTACAGGCATTAGTAGAAAAATTACAAAGTCCTCATGGTCTTCAAGAGGAAGAAGCGAATGCTCTTGTTTCTCAAGGAGAACCTCTATTTGAAGAATTACAAACTTATTTAACTCAATTATTAACCAAAGAATCCGAGTCTGTTCCTTCCCCAGTTAATGTATCCCCTCAGATTAAACAATTGCTGAGACAAATGTTACATTTATTTAAGCAGGAAGCGACGACAGATTCTCGTCAAAAGCTCCAAACTTTATGCACTGAGTTAAACCAAGTTGCTCGTGATCACTCAACCTGGCAAGAATTGGTTAATTTAGCCCAAAAAGCGATGGCTAACCCCAAACATTCCTATCGAATCCTCGCTCCTGTAATTATTAAAGAGCTTAAGCGGGGGTGTGATTTAATAGAATTGGGACAAAGTAAAACCATAACCCCTAGTCGTGAATTAGAACAACTGGCTAATGCTAAATTACCTCAAATTCTAGTGTCTTTAGATCCTCACTCAGCAGCCAAGACTCTAATCAAAGTCTTTAATCAACAACAACTTTCCCAATTATTACAAATTCTCCAAACCGCGCGGTAA
- a CDS encoding prephenate/arogenate dehydrogenase, with product MTTIGLVGLGLIGGSLGLDLRSQGLEVLGVSRKETTCQIAKERGAVTEASVNLEILNRADIIFICTPIASIISTLELLLPYLNPETIITDVGSVKAPIVKKCSQLWGNFVGGHPMAGTADQGIEAAQYELFVNAPYVITPLKTTPPEAVKKIEDIARSLKSVVYSCSPAQHDQAVAWISHLPVMVSASLIDGCMKEKDLEILTLAKNLASSGFRDTSRVGGGNPELGVMMARYNTDSLLRSLKQYRKSLDQIIDVIKDEKWEKLAKILTNTQEARTEFTENKINKSQEQ from the coding sequence ATGACTACTATTGGACTTGTCGGACTAGGGTTAATTGGCGGATCTCTGGGATTAGATTTACGGTCTCAAGGATTAGAGGTATTAGGAGTTTCTCGAAAAGAAACCACTTGTCAAATCGCTAAAGAACGAGGGGCTGTTACTGAAGCCAGTGTAAACTTAGAAATATTAAACAGAGCAGATATTATTTTTATTTGTACTCCGATCGCCTCGATCATCTCAACCCTAGAGCTACTCCTTCCCTATCTTAACCCCGAAACTATTATTACAGATGTCGGCTCAGTGAAAGCTCCGATTGTCAAAAAATGCTCTCAACTCTGGGGGAATTTTGTTGGGGGACATCCAATGGCAGGAACGGCAGACCAAGGCATTGAAGCAGCACAATATGAGTTATTTGTCAATGCCCCTTATGTAATTACTCCCCTAAAAACCACTCCGCCAGAAGCCGTGAAAAAAATAGAGGACATAGCGCGATCGCTCAAGTCAGTGGTTTATAGTTGTTCTCCTGCTCAACATGATCAAGCGGTGGCCTGGATCTCCCATTTACCCGTGATGGTGAGTGCGAGTTTAATTGATGGGTGTATGAAAGAAAAAGATTTAGAGATACTGACATTAGCCAAAAATTTGGCCAGTTCTGGGTTTAGAGATACCAGTCGAGTGGGGGGAGGCAACCCAGAATTAGGAGTGATGATGGCTCGTTACAATACGGATAGCCTATTGCGATCGCTTAAACAGTATCGGAAAAGCTTAGATCAGATTATTGATGTGATTAAAGACGAAAAATGGGAAAAATTAGCCAAAATTCTCACAAATACTCAGGAAGCTAGAACCGAATTTACGGAGAATAAAATCAATAAGTCACAAGAACAATGA
- a CDS encoding ion transporter, which yields MNNEQQFTFKEKIAYYLEDTETSLGQTINLVILGLIFLSLGIFVAETYAIPQPVESLLNYIDLGILIIFTVEYLIRLWSAQDKSKFLFSIFSIFDLLAIIPLLVGIIDIRFFRIFRWFRVLRMIRFIEFETTLFKLQIKNELVLTRILLILFSVTFVYSGLIYQIEHHQNSHVFRNFFDALYFCVVTMTTVGFGDVIPLSSLGRGVTIMMIISGVILIPWQIAELTQQLMKTVKNHQNNLSCYECGLDSHDNDALFCKRCGKKLVLTHSSLLFNVSKSQNNL from the coding sequence ATGAATAATGAACAGCAGTTTACTTTCAAAGAAAAAATTGCTTATTATTTAGAAGACACGGAAACATCCCTAGGACAAACGATTAATTTAGTTATTTTGGGGCTGATTTTCTTATCTTTAGGAATTTTCGTCGCTGAAACTTATGCCATTCCTCAACCCGTAGAATCTTTATTAAACTATATTGATTTAGGGATATTGATTATTTTTACTGTAGAATATTTAATTCGATTGTGGTCTGCCCAAGATAAATCTAAATTTTTATTTAGTATTTTTTCTATTTTTGATTTACTAGCAATCATTCCTCTCTTAGTGGGAATTATAGACATTCGCTTTTTTAGAATTTTTAGATGGTTTCGAGTTTTGCGAATGATTCGATTTATTGAATTTGAAACCACTTTGTTTAAACTACAAATTAAAAATGAACTGGTTTTAACGCGGATTTTATTAATATTATTTTCAGTCACGTTTGTTTATTCAGGGTTAATTTATCAGATAGAACATCATCAGAATTCTCACGTTTTCCGCAACTTTTTTGATGCGTTATATTTTTGTGTTGTGACCATGACAACTGTAGGTTTTGGGGATGTTATTCCCTTATCTTCATTAGGTCGTGGGGTGACTATAATGATGATTATTAGCGGAGTTATTCTTATTCCTTGGCAAATTGCTGAATTAACCCAACAATTAATGAAAACCGTTAAAAATCACCAAAATAATCTAAGCTGTTATGAGTGTGGATTAGATAGCCATGATAACGATGCACTTTTTTGTAAAAGATGTGGGAAAAAGCTGGTTTTAACTCATTCATCATTATTGTTCAATGTATCAAAATCTCAAAATAATTTATAG
- a CDS encoding PAS domain S-box protein, with translation MEQPEKATILMVDDQPNNLKILSDILHILDQTIIGVSSSQEAIEYIDHQEFAVIILDVNMPGMNGFQLAEYIRGQPRIQNTPIMFLTGTEMSDISYFQGYELGAVDYLIKPIYPKIFRSKVSVFVEIFRQKQELKHKLEEIAQANQKLENQIVKYKKAQSHLGYLAKNLENLVEQRTLELQTTNFNLSDEIKQRQRMETVLRTMAVEFSKTSAEAFFQSLVQYLVKAEEIDYAFICELNDFYGDETQGKAFFTDGVSVQTIEYNLIDTPCLETLKSHFCIYPNQVQKYFPKDRFLPQFKVDSYAGMLLTNSQGKPLGILGVMGRQPMTDLKFTEEVLRIFAVRAAAELERQYNEKALRESEQFYRLILSNISDAVLITDEQGNFTYICPNIKHIFGYSCQEIENMKSIDQLFGQNLFKITQLEESGEIINIEREILDKLGNTHVILINIKQIYIKEKNFLFTCRDITERKQAEASLRDSQVRLAKAQQIAHLGNCDWNLITHEFYWSEETYRIFGLESQELHLTEKTFFDCLHPNDREFVIQQFKQALSNRESYNINYRIIRPDQTIRIIQNQGNIILDSQGNPIQMIGTIQDITESKLMEDHLKESEEKLRHIVTTTADGIIVMNHSGYIYFVNPAAESFFGLKADEFSGYEWNFSINHDSTELAIEHPNNKLLFLEVKIVETLWDGEPVYLISLRDITQRKQAEEALKVSEKRYRDLINNLHAGVIVYRADKSILLSNPKANELLEISLEQMLGKTAIDPDWYFLREDGTKMPVEEYPVNIVISTRYPLKNYVVGVHRPRSKTIIWLLINAFGEFNSCKQLNQVIVTFVDITEFKQAQEALQDSKRRYVTLAQASPVGIFRTDIQGNCIYVNQRWQAIAGLTWQKALGKGWSQAIHPQDQNRVLEQWEQALETNSPFQAEYRFQRPDGIVTWVYGQAVAETNDQGKLEGFLGTITDISDRKQAEVKLQKLNDELEQKVEVRTRHLQQANQHLRQEILERQQAEEALHKSEAQLRSMFENAAIGIAFVDLEGKPFKSNPALEKFLGYRSSELAQMSFTEFTYPEDIMTDLLLYQDLFTSNKNSYQMEKRYIRKDGQGVWGHLTVSLVRNTQGKPQFAIAMVEDISDAKQSEIERILAQEALKENQIFLRNVIDTVPNLIFVKNRQGQYTLANQAMAMAYGTTVEELEGKSDADFHIIPAEVTQVQIDEEEVMNSLESLLIPEQPLTLANGEIRYFQTIKTPLISPDGKAHYILGVATDITEHKQIQQKIEKALIKEKELNQLKTQFIDVVSHEFRTPLTSILGYAELLERHSDKLSEQKKNNYLHKIRIAGQRLSDLIEDVLCISRAESGKLQLNPHPLNLEVFCQDLIEEIQIGIGKNHEMIFTRQPDSFNSLNGILLDEKLLRHILSNLLSNALKYSSLGSRVELSLYYKNEQVIFEISDQGIGIPAEAHPKLFDSFYRASNVGNIPGTGLGLHIVYKYVTLHGGTIDFSSKISVGTTFRVKIPISETLCKLP, from the coding sequence ATGGAACAGCCAGAAAAAGCTACCATTCTGATGGTGGACGATCAACCTAATAATTTAAAAATATTAAGCGATATACTACATATTCTCGATCAAACTATCATAGGAGTTAGTTCTAGTCAAGAGGCAATAGAGTATATAGATCATCAAGAATTTGCTGTTATTATCCTGGATGTGAATATGCCAGGAATGAACGGCTTTCAATTAGCAGAATATATCAGAGGTCAACCTCGGATTCAAAACACACCGATTATGTTTTTAACCGGGACTGAGATGAGCGACATTAGTTACTTTCAAGGATATGAACTCGGAGCGGTTGATTATCTGATTAAACCTATCTATCCCAAAATTTTTCGGTCTAAAGTTTCTGTCTTTGTTGAAATATTTCGTCAAAAACAAGAGCTTAAACACAAGTTAGAAGAAATTGCTCAAGCTAATCAAAAATTAGAAAATCAAATTGTTAAGTATAAAAAAGCTCAGTCTCATTTAGGCTACTTAGCCAAAAACCTAGAAAATTTAGTTGAACAAAGGACTCTTGAACTTCAGACAACTAACTTTAATCTGTCTGACGAAATTAAGCAACGCCAGCGTATGGAAACAGTCCTGAGAACGATGGCTGTAGAATTTTCAAAAACCTCAGCAGAAGCTTTTTTCCAATCTTTAGTTCAATATTTAGTTAAAGCAGAGGAAATAGATTATGCTTTTATTTGCGAGTTGAACGATTTCTATGGTGATGAGACGCAAGGAAAAGCCTTTTTTACTGATGGAGTCTCAGTTCAAACGATTGAATACAATTTAATCGATACCCCTTGCCTAGAAACCTTAAAAAGCCATTTTTGTATTTACCCAAATCAGGTACAAAAATATTTTCCTAAAGATAGATTTTTGCCGCAATTTAAGGTAGATAGTTATGCCGGAATGTTATTAACTAATTCTCAGGGGAAACCTTTAGGAATTTTAGGGGTTATGGGTCGTCAACCTATGACCGATCTAAAATTTACAGAAGAAGTTTTACGAATTTTTGCCGTCCGAGCCGCCGCCGAATTAGAACGTCAATATAATGAAAAAGCGCTGCGAGAATCAGAACAATTTTATCGACTGATCTTAAGTAATATTTCTGATGCCGTTTTAATTACGGATGAGCAAGGAAATTTTACCTATATTTGCCCCAATATTAAACATATTTTTGGCTATTCTTGCCAAGAAATTGAAAACATGAAAAGTATTGATCAATTATTTGGGCAAAACTTATTTAAAATAACCCAGTTAGAAGAATCGGGAGAAATTATCAATATTGAGCGAGAGATTTTGGATAAATTGGGGAACACTCATGTGATCTTAATCAATATCAAACAAATCTATATCAAGGAAAAAAATTTTTTATTTACCTGTCGAGATATTACTGAACGAAAACAAGCAGAAGCCTCTTTAAGAGATAGTCAAGTCAGACTAGCAAAAGCCCAACAAATTGCTCATTTAGGTAATTGCGACTGGAATCTTATCACTCATGAATTTTATTGGTCAGAGGAAACTTATAGAATTTTTGGACTAGAATCTCAAGAGTTACACCTAACAGAAAAAACTTTTTTTGACTGTCTCCATCCCAATGACCGAGAGTTCGTTATACAACAATTTAAACAAGCCTTATCTAATCGGGAATCTTATAATATAAATTATCGGATTATTCGACCAGATCAAACAATTCGTATTATTCAAAATCAAGGGAATATAATCTTAGATAGCCAAGGAAACCCGATTCAAATGATTGGGACTATTCAAGATATTACCGAATCTAAATTAATGGAGGATCATCTAAAAGAAAGTGAAGAAAAACTTCGGCATATTGTCACAACTACAGCCGATGGGATAATTGTTATGAATCATTCGGGTTACATTTATTTTGTTAATCCGGCGGCGGAATCATTCTTTGGCTTAAAAGCTGATGAATTTTCGGGATATGAATGGAACTTTTCGATTAATCACGACTCAACCGAGTTAGCGATCGAACATCCTAATAATAAATTACTCTTTTTAGAAGTAAAAATAGTAGAAACTCTTTGGGATGGAGAACCCGTTTATCTTATTTCATTGAGAGATATTACCCAAAGAAAACAAGCAGAAGAAGCTCTAAAAGTGAGTGAAAAACGATATAGAGATTTAATCAATAATTTACACGCAGGAGTGATCGTTTATAGAGCAGATAAGAGTATTTTACTCAGTAATCCAAAAGCGAATGAATTGTTAGAAATTTCTTTAGAGCAAATGTTAGGTAAAACTGCCATTGACCCTGACTGGTATTTTTTACGAGAAGATGGCACAAAAATGCCGGTGGAAGAGTATCCCGTCAATATTGTTATCTCCACTCGATATCCTTTAAAAAATTATGTGGTTGGAGTTCATCGACCGAGGAGCAAAACTATTATATGGCTTTTAATCAATGCCTTTGGCGAATTTAATTCCTGTAAACAATTAAATCAAGTTATTGTCACGTTTGTCGATATTACCGAATTTAAACAAGCGCAAGAAGCATTACAAGACAGTAAGCGACGTTACGTAACTTTAGCTCAAGCTTCCCCCGTTGGCATATTCCGCACTGATATTCAAGGTAATTGTATTTATGTCAATCAAAGATGGCAAGCGATCGCCGGACTAACTTGGCAAAAAGCATTAGGAAAAGGGTGGTCACAAGCCATACATCCTCAAGATCAAAACCGAGTTTTAGAGCAATGGGAACAAGCCTTAGAAACTAACTCACCCTTTCAAGCTGAATACCGTTTTCAACGTCCTGATGGTATAGTAACTTGGGTTTATGGTCAAGCAGTAGCTGAAACCAATGATCAGGGAAAATTAGAAGGATTTTTAGGCACAATTACCGATATTAGTGACCGCAAACAAGCAGAAGTTAAACTGCAAAAACTCAACGATGAATTAGAACAGAAAGTCGAAGTTCGTACTCGTCACTTACAACAAGCAAATCAACATTTAAGACAAGAAATATTAGAACGACAACAAGCAGAAGAAGCTCTACATAAAAGTGAGGCTCAGTTGCGTTCAATGTTTGAAAATGCTGCTATTGGGATCGCTTTTGTGGATTTAGAAGGCAAGCCTTTTAAAAGTAATCCGGCTCTAGAAAAATTTCTCGGTTATCGTTCCTCAGAATTAGCTCAGATGTCATTCACTGAGTTTACTTATCCGGAGGATATCATGACCGATTTACTCTTATATCAAGATCTTTTTACCAGTAATAAAAATTCCTACCAGATGGAAAAACGCTACATTCGCAAAGATGGACAAGGAGTTTGGGGACATCTAACCGTCTCTTTAGTTCGTAATACTCAGGGAAAACCTCAGTTTGCTATTGCAATGGTCGAGGATATTAGTGATGCTAAACAGAGCGAAATTGAGCGTATATTGGCACAAGAGGCTTTAAAAGAAAATCAAATCTTTTTACGCAATGTTATTGATACTGTTCCTAATCTTATTTTTGTTAAAAATCGTCAAGGTCAATATACTTTAGCTAATCAAGCGATGGCCATGGCCTACGGAACGACAGTAGAAGAATTAGAAGGAAAAAGTGATGCTGATTTTCATATTATCCCCGCAGAAGTGACTCAAGTTCAGATTGATGAGGAGGAAGTGATGAATTCTTTAGAATCTTTATTAATTCCTGAACAACCCCTAACTTTAGCTAATGGAGAAATTCGTTATTTTCAAACTATCAAGACTCCTCTCATTTCTCCTGATGGAAAAGCTCACTATATTTTAGGAGTTGCTACGGATATCACAGAACATAAACAAATTCAACAAAAAATTGAAAAAGCCTTAATCAAAGAAAAAGAACTTAATCAACTTAAAACTCAGTTTATTGATGTAGTTTCTCATGAATTTCGCACTCCCCTAACTTCTATCTTGGGTTATGCGGAGTTATTAGAACGTCATAGTGATAAGTTAAGTGAACAGAAAAAAAATAACTATCTTCATAAGATTAGAATAGCCGGACAACGACTGAGTGATTTAATCGAAGATGTCCTCTGTATCAGCCGGGCTGAATCCGGTAAGCTGCAACTGAATCCTCACCCGCTCAATTTAGAAGTTTTTTGTCAAGACTTAATCGAAGAAATTCAAATCGGAATCGGGAAAAATCACGAAATGATCTTTACTCGACAACCCGACTCGTTTAATAGCTTAAATGGGATCTTACTCGATGAAAAACTATTGCGTCATATTTTATCTAACCTCCTCTCCAATGCCCTTAAATATTCTTCTCTAGGCAGTCGGGTTGAATTATCTTTATACTATAAAAATGAGCAGGTAATTTTTGAAATTTCAGATCAAGGAATCGGAATTCCTGCCGAAGCTCATCCTAAACTCTTTGATTCTTTTTATAGAGCGAGTAATGTAGGTAATATTCCAGGGACAGGATTAGGACTTCATATTGTCTACAAATATGTCACTTTACATGGAGGAACAATTGATTTTAGCAGTAAAATTTCAGTAGGGACTACTTTTAGGGTTAAAATACCCATAAGTGAAACTCTATGTAAGCTCCCTTAA
- a CDS encoding EAL domain-containing response regulator codes for MAKILVIEDELSIRELINELLTLAEYEVIEAENGSQGIELALTTLPDLILCDIMMPYKNGYEVLQQLQSYPETESIPFIFLTAKGTKVDFREGMSLGADDYLAKPFSEDDLLQAINTRLKKRASIEKRYLIQLTQTQEQLDYLLHHDPLTSLPNQLSLREIFNTIISQINISLSLSENSNSENPSQFIPILTLGLDRFRRINESFGYNLGDLVLKIAAQYLSQCINNQGSLARLNGDEFAILLKATQDKEIVANYAQKLLKLFSQPLLINEQEIFLSLSIGISFYPEDGSTLETLLQKANSAMKRAKYLGGDRYEFYPKCYQKIPSPDYLELEADLRHALERNELEVHYQPRLSLSSGEIVGAEALTRWYHPRRGLVSPGIFIPIAEETGLIEPIGEWVLRTACEQSKIWQEKGLGLIRVAVNLSGRQFNQLNLSQWVAKILRETKINSHLLELELTESILVENASESIQKLNDLKTLGVKIAIDDFGTGYSSLSYLQQFPFDILKIDRCFVRNIDQNSKNAAITQAIIFLAHQLGLTVVAEGIETKSELSFLQNHQCDEMQGYLFSRSVKASEFEHLVQSRKNLLKLK; via the coding sequence ATGGCTAAAATTTTAGTAATTGAAGATGAATTATCGATTCGAGAATTAATTAACGAGCTACTTACCTTAGCTGAGTATGAGGTTATTGAAGCAGAAAATGGATCACAAGGAATTGAACTGGCTTTGACTACGTTACCCGATTTAATTCTTTGTGATATTATGATGCCTTATAAAAATGGTTATGAGGTATTACAACAATTACAAAGTTATCCAGAAACAGAATCTATCCCTTTTATTTTTTTAACCGCTAAAGGCACAAAGGTTGATTTCCGTGAAGGGATGAGTTTAGGAGCAGATGATTATTTAGCAAAACCCTTTAGTGAAGATGACCTTTTACAAGCTATTAATACTCGTCTAAAAAAACGAGCTTCGATTGAAAAGCGATATCTTATTCAATTAACTCAAACTCAGGAACAACTTGACTATTTACTTCATCACGATCCTTTAACAAGTTTACCGAATCAACTCTCATTAAGAGAAATTTTTAATACCATTATTTCTCAGATCAATATTTCTCTTTCTTTATCAGAAAACTCCAACTCGGAAAACCCATCTCAATTTATTCCTATTCTAACTTTAGGCTTAGATCGTTTCAGACGCATTAATGAAAGCTTTGGGTATAATTTAGGAGACTTAGTTTTAAAGATTGCTGCACAATATTTAAGCCAATGTATTAATAATCAAGGCTCATTAGCTCGATTAAATGGAGATGAATTTGCTATCCTGCTTAAGGCAACTCAAGATAAAGAAATCGTCGCTAATTATGCCCAAAAACTTCTCAAGCTTTTTTCTCAACCTTTGCTGATTAATGAACAAGAAATTTTTCTGAGCTTAAGTATCGGAATTAGTTTTTATCCAGAAGATGGCTCTACCCTAGAAACTTTACTCCAAAAAGCTAATTCTGCTATGAAACGCGCTAAGTATTTAGGCGGCGATCGCTATGAATTTTATCCTAAATGCTATCAAAAAATCCCTAGTCCTGATTATCTCGAATTAGAAGCGGATCTTCGTCATGCTTTAGAACGAAATGAATTAGAAGTTCATTATCAACCTCGATTAAGCCTTTCTAGTGGCGAAATTGTAGGCGCAGAAGCGTTAACTCGTTGGTATCATCCTCGACGAGGATTGGTGTCACCGGGGATTTTTATCCCCATTGCTGAAGAAACCGGATTAATTGAACCCATCGGAGAATGGGTACTTCGTACTGCTTGTGAACAAAGTAAAATTTGGCAAGAAAAGGGTTTAGGATTAATTCGAGTTGCGGTTAATCTTTCTGGACGGCAATTTAATCAACTTAATTTGTCTCAATGGGTGGCTAAAATTTTACGAGAAACTAAGATTAATAGTCATCTTCTAGAATTAGAATTAACGGAGAGTATTTTAGTAGAAAATGCCTCTGAATCTATCCAAAAATTAAATGATCTGAAAACCTTGGGGGTGAAAATTGCTATTGATGATTTTGGAACGGGTTATTCTTCTTTAAGTTATTTACAACAGTTTCCCTTTGATATTCTCAAAATTGACCGGTGTTTTGTGCGTAATATTGATCAAAATAGTAAAAACGCAGCGATTACTCAAGCAATTATTTTCTTAGCCCATCAATTGGGGTTAACCGTAGTAGCAGAAGGCATAGAAACTAAATCGGAATTATCTTTTCTTCAAAACCATCAATGTGATGAAATGCAAGGCTATTTGTTTAGCCGTTCCGTCAAAGCGAGTGAATTTGAACACTTAGTTCAATCGAGAAAAAATTTATTAAAATTAAAATAA
- a CDS encoding NifU family protein: MATETLPLTTENVEQVLDELRPYLMADGGNVELVEIDGPIVKLRLQGACGSCPSSTMTLKMGIERRLREYIPEIAEVEQTF, translated from the coding sequence ATGGCGACAGAAACCTTACCTTTAACAACGGAGAACGTAGAACAAGTTTTAGATGAATTGCGCCCTTATTTAATGGCAGATGGGGGAAATGTTGAGTTAGTAGAAATTGACGGGCCAATTGTCAAACTACGCTTACAGGGAGCTTGTGGTTCTTGTCCTAGTTCTACGATGACTCTAAAAATGGGAATTGAGCGCCGTTTACGGGAATACATTCCTGAAATTGCTGAAGTAGAACAAACTTTTTAA
- a CDS encoding MFS transporter: MTKSLQNLLRALESRNYRLFFGGQCISLIGTWMTQIAAVWLVYSLTNSALLLGLVGFCSQIPNFIITPFSGILVDRWNRRNILIVTQILSMIQSLTLAGLTLTGLITIEQLIGLSLFQGVISAFDAPARQVFVTDIVENKAHLGNAIALNSSMFNGARLVGPAIAGVVIASLGVGACFLIDGLSYIAVIAGLLAIKIPPKTLEILHTNGWQRLKEGFEYTFSFPPFRAILGLLALFSFAGMSYMVLIPIFAEKILKGDAQTLGFLTSASGIGALMGGIYLSSRQSIVGLGKLIVSSLGLFGISLMIFSQSQMLWLSLLMMFITGLCGIINIASSNTILQTISEENKRGRLMSFYTMSFLGILPFGNLAVGALANQISAPTTLLLCGILCILTSFFFRQQLPKLRQYMRPIYDKLGLLNA, from the coding sequence ATGACTAAATCATTGCAAAACTTATTAAGAGCTTTAGAATCGAGAAATTACCGTCTTTTTTTTGGGGGGCAATGTATTTCTTTGATTGGGACTTGGATGACTCAAATAGCTGCGGTTTGGTTAGTTTATAGTTTAACCAACTCAGCCTTATTATTGGGACTTGTTGGATTTTGTAGTCAGATTCCCAATTTTATTATTACTCCTTTTAGCGGAATTCTTGTCGATCGGTGGAATCGCAGAAATATTTTAATTGTCACTCAAATTTTATCGATGATTCAATCTTTAACTCTAGCCGGGTTGACTTTAACCGGATTGATCACCATTGAGCAATTAATTGGCTTAAGTCTATTTCAAGGGGTAATTAGTGCTTTTGATGCTCCCGCTCGTCAAGTTTTTGTAACCGATATTGTCGAAAATAAAGCTCATTTAGGTAATGCGATCGCTCTTAATTCTTCTATGTTTAATGGAGCGAGATTAGTGGGGCCAGCTATCGCCGGAGTCGTCATTGCGAGTTTGGGGGTAGGCGCGTGTTTTTTGATTGACGGATTGAGTTATATTGCCGTTATTGCTGGTTTATTAGCGATCAAAATTCCCCCTAAAACCTTAGAAATTCTTCATACTAATGGTTGGCAAAGATTAAAAGAAGGTTTTGAGTATACGTTTAGTTTTCCTCCCTTTCGAGCTATTTTAGGACTCTTAGCTTTATTTAGTTTTGCCGGGATGTCTTATATGGTATTAATCCCCATTTTTGCCGAAAAAATTCTCAAGGGAGATGCTCAAACTTTAGGATTTTTAACCTCAGCTTCCGGAATTGGTGCATTAATGGGAGGCATCTATTTAAGTTCTCGCCAAAGTATTGTAGGATTAGGAAAATTAATTGTTAGCTCTTTAGGTTTGTTTGGGATTAGTTTAATGATTTTTTCCCAGTCGCAAATGCTCTGGTTATCCCTATTAATGATGTTTATCACTGGGTTGTGTGGAATTATTAATATCGCTTCAAGCAATACGATTTTACAAACCATTTCCGAGGAAAATAAACGAGGACGATTAATGAGTTTTTATACCATGTCTTTTTTGGGTATTCTCCCCTTTGGTAATCTGGCTGTAGGAGCATTAGCCAATCAAATTAGTGCCCCAACAACTTTATTATTATGTGGGATCTTGTGTATTTTAACCTCGTTTTTCTTCAGACAACAATTACCCAAATTACGGCAATATATGCGCCCTATTTATGATAAATTAGGGTTATTGAATGCCTAA